CGACAGATTCCACTAAAGTCCTGATGAGAAACATATTGAAAACGCGAAGGACAGTAAATATATATGTATGGTATAATTTGGGAATGATTATTTTCTGTCTGATAATAGGATTCTGTATTGCTTATTTTTATAATCCTGATTTGGCCTTAATGAAGGATAAAATTGAGCATGACGGTATAAAAACCATGGCAATCTTTATTGGCAGTATGCTTATAATGATAATCCTATTTACCTCTGTCTTCTGGCTTTTCTACAAATTGCTATATGGCATCCTCATGCGAAAGCTGTATAAGAACTATGAGGAATTGAAAAAGATTGATCTTTAATGAGATTGAGTCATAAAAAAAGAAGATGGGATTAATAGTCCCATCTTCTTTTTTTATTTAACTCTTCTTCTACTTTTAAGACTTCCTCTAAAACTTCCGGTTGAAGTACTTTTAAAAAGGAAGGATGTTGCTCAATCGCGTATTCCACCTTTTCAACGATTTCTTCAATAGAGTCGTTTTCATAATCAATATCTAAAGGCTCTTTAATAATAAAAGACTGAAGTATTCCTTTTTTCTTCAAACGTAATCCTTTTTTATCAAAAGAACGTCTGAATCCGTCAATAACAATTGGGACAACTATTGGTTTATGCTGCTTAATAATATGGGCAGTACCTTTTCTTACCGGTTTAAAAGATTTTGTAGTTCCTTGTGGAAATGTGATTACCCAACCATCTTCTAAAGCAATTTTAATGTTTTCAGTATCGTTTAGGTTGACTTCACGTTGGATGTCTTTTCCTTTGGCACGCCAGGTTCTTTCAACCGTAATCGCTCCAGCATAGGCCAAAATTCTTGGAAGAAGTCCTTCTTTCATTGTTTCTTTCGCAGCAACGTAATAAATATTAAGCTTTGGATTCCAGATATAACCAATATTTTTTATGTTGTCTTCTCTACCTTTCAAACTGGCATTAAAAACATGAAACATAGCCACTACATCGGCAAAATAAGTCTGGTGGTTTGAAATAAACAATACATTCCTATCCGGTAGTGCCCTGATGAT
This is a stretch of genomic DNA from Flavobacterium lindanitolerans. It encodes these proteins:
- a CDS encoding lysophospholipid acyltransferase family protein, producing MGLFKRNPFGHILFLKKWLIRVFGILTHRRYRGFNELQIDGSEIIRALPDRNVLFISNHQTYFADVVAMFHVFNASLKGREDNIKNIGYIWNPKLNIYYVAAKETMKEGLLPRILAYAGAITVERTWRAKGKDIQREVNLNDTENIKIALEDGWVITFPQGTTKSFKPVRKGTAHIIKQHKPIVVPIVIDGFRRSFDKKGLRLKKKGILQSFIIKEPLDIDYENDSIEEIVEKVEYAIEQHPSFLKVLQPEVLEEVLKVEEELNKKRRWDY